From the genome of Glycine max cultivar Williams 82 chromosome 2, Glycine_max_v4.0, whole genome shotgun sequence, one region includes:
- the LOC102661293 gene encoding uncharacterized protein, protein MKTPDEAMDLIESMDASDIAILRDRAHIPTKKSLLELTSQDTLLAQYKLLSKQLETLTETLKQFAYEVNYMGNQPRGNFNTSGFPGLQNNQQYQQQRQWQNHPGNQFNRDQGGSSTRPQQQMPSLYNRNLAQFMQVSMSNQKRIESVIKNLEVQVVQLAKQLAKRPSNSFRANTEKNPKEECKAVMTRSKMVIQAEESRADKKVEGFKQQLADELALEPDLLTKKNRYIHSDKIVVEGYCSVVIQCILPPKHKDRGVVTIPCFIAEVVVGKALIDLGASINLMPLSMCRRLGEIEIMPTRMTLQLANCSITPPYGVIEDVLVKVKHLIFPPDLVVIDIEEDADIPLILGCPFMSIASCMVDVGKKILQMGIEDQL, encoded by the exons ATGAAGACCCCTGATGAAGCAATGGACTTAATTGAAAGCATGGATGCTAGTGACATTGCCATTTTGAGAGACCGAGCCCATATTCCTACCAAGAAGAGTTTATTGGAGCTAACCTCACAGGACACTCTATTGGCACAATACAAGTTGCTATCTAAGCAACTAGAGACACTAACAGAAACActca AGCAATTTGCATATGAAGTCAATTATATGGGGAATCAACCTAGAGGTAATTTCAATACAAGTGGATTTCCAGGACTTCAGAACAACCAGCAGTATCAACAACAGAGACAATGGCAAAATCACCCTGGTAACCAATTCAACAGAGACCAGGGTGGTTCATCTACAAGGCCACAACAACAGATGCCAAGTCTCTATAACCGAAATCTAGCTCAATTCATGCAAGTGTCAATGTCTAACCAAAAGAGAATTGAGAGTGTAATTAAGAATCTGGAAGTCCAGGTGGTCCAGCTTGCAAAGCAATTAGCTAAAAGACCATCAAATAGCTTTAGAGCAAACACAGAGAAAAATCCTAAAGAAGAGtgcaaagctgtgatgactaGGAGCAAAATGGTGATTCAAGCGGAGGAAAGTAGAGCTGATAAGAAGGTGGAGGGATTTAAACAACAACTGGCTGATGAACTGGCATTAGAACCG GATTTGTTAACCAAGAAGAACCggtacatccatagtgacaAAATTGTTGTGGAAGGTTACTGTAGTGTTGTTATTCAATGCAttcttccacccaagcacaaaGATCGTGGAGTTGTCACAATACCGTGTTTTATTGCTGAGGTTGTTGTTGgcaaagctctcatagacttgggagctagtatcaatttaatgcctctTTCCATGTGCCGGCgacttggagagatagagataatgccCACACGCATGACCCTCCAGTTAGCTAACTGCTCCATTACACCGCCatatggagtcattgaagatgttttggtgaaggttaAACACCTTATATTTCCACCTGATTTGGTTGTCATAGATATAGAAGAGGATGCTGacattcctctcattcttggcTGCCCATTCATGTCTATTGCAAGCTGCATGGTAGACGTGGGAAAGAAGATACTGCAGATGGGCATAGAAGATCAACTTTGA